A genomic window from Salvia hispanica cultivar TCC Black 2014 chromosome 5, UniMelb_Shisp_WGS_1.0, whole genome shotgun sequence includes:
- the LOC125187916 gene encoding uncharacterized protein LOC125187916 isoform X1 produces MDSDVPSSRRSSCSHGGAKSHTKKRKLRSADIVEQVPEISKSARFDESLGGVEEHLPWKNLQLILSLQDKNVDIRKNIDLAFDYAKSSNNEDMDDIGRRSQVLDTSRTIVFVSNWIQSCLISSEKKTRHDEGAPQFETSGSIMDLRCWKVFHFCLEESKKLNLSLTCSRDFLRVIHAIARDASSFVNGTSSAVKESLSGEQIQIYDVVLDCVSMIFSFHGGIANKNLDLWILLMDKVIDSALKVLMGQHDGSKLGDFILRLACYLFEPFAKFLCVHPTRKNGFQNFIDKLLEPLLHLLHVLHSIPCDSGDEWKVNITKWVEEVLAQGLFHPTHIEGFLSLQSSVRYRNLSDTSIKDGKLVNKSYHRHLFDEVEKIVAKKNDFALIGLGKLLHLFVCCVMKQNGISVGSGVPRGPNFSSTTHVSSTPHRSQTMVSKVTSSSHSQSMNTELRRSVFDFYIQIMEYLLADINKYLQTEGELGSALYNVCKTLRSINGILFSLICDKLYLRTEDTSEGASQNFLRSVHAVLMSLSAKTETSSFGNDEKSNGEVLISLRTELMVSIHHLLNIEYEVVGDDLESLWMMIFSSATSCYSSMDMPSQPLLSSEILNLSCRLIDIYSDLRQVDSAIYALCKAVRQSLLLVRDSEAYSNSLSVLFCSSKFRLSLSNAIKTIPEGQGSACLRQFCTDIKESLEWVRFGDEPAGIGETVKSNSYSSDSLQGHLRAELLGKILCEVYAIILDSIPVTSGNSYSIGASLKIFIEIIRPSLGRLFTLRLDSGIEILSKSTGTDNVTICWFLVLLLRLIVSCRSLFRQAISLMPPDASKKMSGVIGDSLTVHCGRDWLEMTASTGEGFLSWILPPSVSLLDVINSVSDICIQDSAVLCPPLVYVLNVMALQRLTDLNRLIQSSEYMLQWNQMKDQTKLNDDADLSFNRKQIRKWTKCVTKLREEAASLTEFMLECLLSVAKDKESSSFQGGDADGSQIRGLHDHNSSDIASGFLDEKSLTSVLWQLFCKNVDIWCSYASKKHSRNFLTHIIKSSLSCLVSLQEHDISTTGHLKTRTVPQIALEFLSNIISYEQRFVRRYMASMFCRILQKSVLSLFNTSAVDLSESPDWLEAIAAVGNTSDVQRQTRQNMVPDESSGEQLDVEFARCQCLLNLLMRMPEEYLSLKSSSLYITYILNFERILVGSLLGEHSQTWSLNSYQILRLLVTCRKALHILAVASSKNNVNGCQSLCLFPLPWLLKSLSVAIEFQPAFPEDVAFEARAALFSFLDYTSRVLLMVTENQYQHSISSAVSVRNTHTKRENADRISEQSGLLSSPKETLVTSQSISELTKALEEDLQKSLTTAREASGDKKRECMTGPQSLNKLSSTIASFQGLLWGIASALGGQKAGASNSRMKSSSYDIELMRRIKSCVESYVEFTVSFVKAVFIEDNLNPCMTAGSDELRPRASCRQYSASRDGTNEGCPNEEMAPSDVISCPTKCEPKGKSRLSFPDLEAFLSEVPHKKLHLKKSLLMKVFEAENTEAAFFLGQLFIACSAILRLNMQTELTSLSWSLFPIVLDISEFMLMEFSRSELPNQFALFLLDGVVRFLEELGNYFPHIDPSLSKDLYIKLIVLHQRAIGKCICLQGKQAKLASQERGSLTKLAGQVNPQFSWARSRLVELKERLMISFSTYVRKSSEFHLLSIIQAVERALVGVWGDSMTNYEIVCGNLDGGEVSSVVSAGIVCLDSVLEYVTGPRRLNMIKKHIQNLVAGLFNIILHLQGPRIFYGYVDDSDVPDSGAVTLMCIELLTKISGKPSFFEMDACHIAQSLRIPGTLFQYFLQLLISESPLSSALDRKASMELYDYCCRMLCTALKHRKSETRQCIALLQDSVSVLLHCLETGNTNHAAGREMFAWEIQEAVICAGSLRRIYEELFLNETSLQVRQQKDVFGQFSFQFLSRYIWVYCGFGPAKTGIMREVDEALRPGLYALIDSCSADDLQLLHTTFGEGPCRSTLAALQHDYTVNFQFEGKV; encoded by the exons ATGGACAGCGACGTTCCTTCTTCCCGCCGGAGTAGCTGCAGTCATGGAGGAGCGAAGTCACACACTAAGAAAAGGAAGCTGAGAAGCGCGGATATTGTCGAACAAGTGccagaaatttcaaaatctgcTCGCTTCGATGAATCGCTCGGAGGTGTGGAAGAGCATTTGCCGTGGAAGAATTTGCAGCTGATTCTGTCGCTACAAGACAAAAACGTTGATATCAGGAA GAACATTGATTTGGCATTTGATTATGCAAAATCAAGCAATAATGAAGACATGGATGATATTGGCCGGAGGTCGCAGGTGTTGGATACATCAAGAACGATAGTTTTCGTAAGCAATTGGATCCAATCATGTCTCATTTCttcagaaaagaaaacaaggcATGATGAAGGAGCACCTCAGTTTGAAACTTCTGGGTCAATTATGGATCTTAGATGCTGGAAAGTCTTTCATTTCTGCTTGGAAGAGTCGAAAAAACTTAATCTTTCATTGACATGTTCTAGGGACTTTTTACGGGTGATTCATGCAATTGCAAGGGATGCATCATCTTTTGTAAATGGAACGTCCTCAGCTGTTAAGGAATCACTTTCAGGAGaacaaatacaaatttatgatgttgtGCTTGATTGTGTCTCGATGATATTCTCATTCCATGGTGGAATTGCTAACAAAAATTTAGACCTGTGGATTTTACTCATGGATAAAGTGATTGACTCAGCCTTGAAAGTTTTAATGGGCCAGCATGACGGAAGCAAGCTTGGGGATTTCATCTTGCGGTTAGCTTGTTATTTGTTTGAGCCATTTGCTAAGTTTCTATGTGTTCACCCGACACGTAAAAATGGTTTCCAAAATTTCATTGATAAGCTTCTTGAGCCTCTGCTGCACTTGCTACATGTTTTGCATTCTATACCTTGTGACAGTGGTGATGAATGGAAAGTTAATATAACTAAATGGGTGGAAGAAGTTTTGGCTCAAGGACTATTTCACCCCACTCATATTGAAGGATTTCTCAGCTTGCAGAGTTCTGTTAGATATAGAAATTTGTCTGATACTTCCATAAAAGATGGAAAGCTGGTGAACAAAAGTTATCACAGGCATCTATTTGATGAAGTGGAGAAGATAGTagcaaagaaaaatgacttcGCATTAATTGGTTTAGGAAAGTTGCTTCACTTGTttgtttgttgtgttatgAAGCAAAATGGAATTTCAGTTGGTAGTGGAGTTCCTAGGGGGCCAAATTTCAGCTCGACCACTCATGTTTCAAGTACCCCCCATCGTAGCCAGACAATGGTTTCAAAAGTGACTTCTTCAAGTCACAGTCAGAGCATGAATACTGAACTTCGGAGATCAGTATTTGACTTTTACATACAGATCATGGAATATCTATTGGCAGatatcaataaatatctcCAAACAGAAGGGGAATTAGGTTCTGCATTATataatgtttgtaaaacactAAGATCCATTAATGGTATACTTTTTAGCCTCATTTGTGACAAACTGTACCTAAGAACTGAGGATACCTCTGAAGGGGCTTCCCAGAATTTCTTGAGGTCTGTCCATGCTGTGTTGATGTCATTATCTGCCAAAACTGAAACATCATCTTTTGGCAatgatgaaaaatcaaatgggGAAGTATTGATTTCATTGAGGACAGAGCTTATGGTTAGTATACATCACTTGTTAAATATTGAGTATGAGGTTGTTGGAGATGATCTAGAAAGCTTATGGATGATGATTTTCTCCTCTGCTACCAGCTGCTACAGTTCAATGGATATGCCAAGTCAGCCTTTGCTGTCCTCAGAGATATTGAATCTGAGCTGCAGGCTTATCGACATATATAGTGACCTTCGACAG GTGGATTCTGCTATCTATGCACTATGTAAAGCAGTGAGGCAATCTTTGTTACTTGTGAGGGATAGTGAAgcatattcaaattcattgagcGTGCTGTTCTGCTCTTCAAAATTTAGGCTCTCTCTTAGCAATGCTATCAAAACCATACCCGAAGGGCAAGGATCTGCTTGCCTTAGGCAGTTCTGTACAGATATTAAGGAATCTCTGGAGTGGGTGAGATTTGGAGATGAGCCAGCTGGTATAGGTGAAACAGTGAAGTCAAATTCATATAGCTCTGATTCGCTACAAGGCCATTTGCGAGCAGAACTCCTGGGGAAGATATTGTGTGAAGTATATGCAATCATTCTCGACTCAATACCAGTTACTTCTGGTAATAGCTATTCAATTGGCGCTTCTTTGAAGATTTTCATAGAAATTATACGCCCGAGCTTGGGTAGGCTGTTTACCCTTCGGCTGGATAGTGGCATAGAAATTTTGAGCAAGAGTACTGGAACTGACAATGTAACTATATGCTGGTTCTTGGTGCTCTTATTGCGTTTGATAGTATCCTGCAGAAGCTTATTTCGGCAAGCCATCAGCCTTATGCCTCCTGATGCTTCAAAGAAGATGTCTGGAGTAATAGGTGATTCTTTAACTGTTCACTGCGGAAGGGATTGGTTGGAGATGACCGCGTCCACTGGTGAAGGCTTTCTTTCCTGGATCCTGCCACCTTCAGTGTCCCTccttgatgttataaattctGTTTCAGATATTTGCATTCAAGATTCTGCTGTACTTTGCCCACCACTGGTGTATGTTTTAAATGTAATGGCTCTCCAGAGACTTACTGACTTAAATAGACTGATACAGTCTTCTGAGTATATGCTACAGTGGAACCAAATGAAGGACCAGACTAAGCTTAATGATGATGCTGATCTGTCTTTCAATCGTAAGCAAATCCGGAAATGGACAAAGTGTGTCACAAAATTGAGAGAAGAAGCTGCCAGTCTGACAGAATTTATGTTGGAATGCCTTCTGTCTGTTGCCAAGGACAAAGAGTCCTCATCCTTTCAGGGTGGTGATGCAGATGGTTCCCAGATTCGTGGTCTGCATGATCATAATTCATCAGACATTGCCTCAGGCTTCTTGGATGAGAAGTCATTGACATCTGTTCTGTGGCagttattttgtaaaaatgttGATATATGGTGCTCTTATGCTAGCAAGAAGCACTCAAGGAATTTTCTTACACATATAATCAAGAGTTCCCTTTCCTGTTTAGTCAGCTTGCAAGAGCACGATATAAGTACAACTGGGCACCTGAAGACAAGAACTGTACCGCAGATAGCATTGGAGTTTCTAAGCAACATCATATCTTATGAGCAAAGA TTTGTCCGCAGATATATGGCGTCAATGTTCTGCAGAATTCTGCAGAAGTCAGTTCtatctttatttaatacttCTGCAGTTGATTTAAGTGAGTCACCTGATTGGCTCGAGGCAATCGCTGCAGTTGGAAATACATCTGATGTGCAAAGACAGACAAGACAAAATATGGTACCAGATGAATCTAGCGGTGAGCAACTTGATGTTGAATTTGCTAGGTGTCAATGTCTGCTCAATCTTCTGATGCGGATGCCAGAAGAATACCTAAGTTTGAAATCTTCATCATTGTACATAACGTACATTCTCAATTTTGAAAG GATTCTGGTTGGGAGCTTGTTAGGCGAGCACAGCCAAACATGGTCCCTCAATTCTTATCAGATATTGCGATTGCTTGTGACCTGTAGAAAGGCTCTTCACATTTTAGCTGTAGCTTCTAGCAAAAATAATGTGAATGGGTGTCAATCACTATGCTTATTTCCTTTGCCATGGCTTCTAAAATCATTGTCAGTGGCAATTGAGTTTCAACCTGCATTCCCCGAAGATGTCGCTTTCGAAGCTAGAGCTGcacttttctcatttttggATTACACATCTCGTGTGTTGCTGATGGTTACTGAAAACCAGTATCAACATTCAATTAGCTCTGCTGTATCTGTTAGGAATACCCacacaaaaagagaaaatgcagATCGGATCAGTGAACAATCTGGCCTTCTATCATCTCCAAAAGAGACTTTGGTTACATCTCAAAGTATCTCAGAATTAACAAAGGCATTAGAAGAAGACCTGCAAAAGTCTTTGACCACTGCCAGGGAGGCATCTGGTGATAAGAAAAGAGAGTGCATGACTGGACCTCAGAGTTTGAATAAGTTATCATCCACAATTGCTTCTTTCCAAGGACTATTATGGGGCATAGCTTCTGCTTTAGGTGGCCAAAAAGCAGGTGCTAGTAATTCCAGAATGAAGTCTTCGAGTTATGATATCGAACTGATGAGAAGAATTAAGTCGTGTGTAGAATCATACGTGGAATTTACAGTAAGTTTTGTGAAGGCGGTGTTTATTGAGGATAATCTGAATCCCTGCATGACTGCAGGCAGTGATGAATTGAGACCAAGAGCCTCATGTAGACAGTACAGTGCTTCCAGAGATGGGACAAATGAGGGGTGCCCTAATGAGGAAATGGCGCCGTCTGATGTAATCAGTTGTCCTACAAAATGTGAGCCTAAGGGAAAATCCCGTTTATCATTTCCAGACCTGGAAGCTTTTCTGAGTGAGGTTCCACATAAGAAACTTCATCTTAAGAAATCATTGCTGATGAAAGTTTTCGAAGCTGAGAATACTGAGGCAGCTTTTTTTCTTGGACAGCTGTTTATTGCATGTTCAGCTATTTTAAGACTCAACATGCAGACTGAATTGACTTCCTTATCTTGGAGCTTGTTTCCAATTGTGCTAGACATTTCTGAGTTTATGCTGATGGAATTTTCCAGAAGTGAATTGCCAAATCAATTCGCTTTGTTTTTGTTAGATGGTGTTGTGAGATTCCTTGAAGAGCTTGGAAATTACTTTCCGCATATTGATCCTTCCTTGTCCAAAGATCTTTACATCAAGCTTATAGTCTTGCACCAGAGGGCCATTGGAAAGTGCATCTGTTTACAAGGAAAACAGGCAAAGTTAGCTTCCCAAGAGAGAGGATCACTGACAAAGCTGGCTGGTCAAGTGAATCCCCAATTTTCTTGGGCAAGAAGTCGATTAGTTGAATTGAAGGAAAGGTTGATGATATCATTTAGTACGTATGTTAGGAAATCATCTGAATTTCACTTGCTATCTATCATTCAGGCTGTTGAGAGAGCTTTAGTTGGGGTATGGGGAGACTCAATGACAAATTATGAAATAGTTTGTGGAAATTTAGATGGAGGGGAGGTCTCCTCTGTAGTTTCCGCTGGTATTGTTTGCTTGGATTCAGTTCTTGAATATGTAACAG GGCCTAGGCgtttaaatatgataaaaaaacatatcCAGAACCTAGTTGCTGGTCTTTTCAACATCATCCTTCATTTGCAGGGTCCCAGAATCTTCTATGGATATGTCGACGATTCTGACGTACCTGATTCTGGAGCAGTTACTCTCATGTGTATCGAATTACTAACAAAAATATCTGGAAAACCCTCTTTCTTTGAAATGGATGCCTGCCACATCGCACAGTCCCTGCGTATACCTGGGACACTCTTTCAATACTTTCTACAACTTCTGATATCTGAATCTCCTCTCTCATCTGCTCTGGATCGGAAGGCTTCGATGGAGCTTTATGATTATTGTTGCCGTATGCTATGTACTGCTCTAAAGCATCGTAAAAG CGAGACTCGTCAGTGCATAGCTCTTCTTCAAGATTCAGTGAGTGTACTTCTTCATTGCTTAGAGACGGGAAATACCAACCATGCTGCTGGGAGAGAGATGTTCGCATGGGAAATTCAAGAGGCCGTAATATGTGCGGGTAGTCTGCGAAGAATATATGAAGAG CTTTTCCTCAATGAAACCTCTCTTCAGGTACGTCAACAGAAGGATGTTTTTGGGCAATTCTCGTTTCAGTTCCTGTCGCGTTACATATGGGTTTACTGTGGATTTGGCCCAGCTAAAACTGGCATCATGAG GGAAGTAGACGAAGCTTTGAGACCCGGCCTATATGCTCTAATCGACTCATGCTCAGCCGATGATCTTCAACTACTTCACACTACATTTGGAG AGGGCCCTTGCAGAAGTACACTGGCTGCTCTTCAGCATGATTACACAGTTAATTTCCAGTTTGAAGGGAAGGTTTGA